TAATGGTCATGCAGGTTACGGCGATGCACGTTTTTAACGCTAAAGACGGCTGAGGACCATGCCCCGATGCTGAATTCCAAGAGCTGCTTGCTTCCCATTTTTACTCCCGTAATTGAGGCTGAGGAGTGAAGGCATGTAGCTATGAGGAGCTCGTGATTCATTCGTTCACAAAACTTCatttgtgtcctgaagcccggtGTTTTCAGACAGAGGAgggccgcgtccacgtcggtACCGTCAGGCCGAGCCTCGTGATTGCTCCATTTTAATTTTTTCCAATGAAGATTACTTTCAGCCGATGGGGCGGGATAGGAGAAGGGGCGCAGCCTAAAACATTGCAACCCCCCCTCCCCGGTGCTCTCATAGTAGAAGCCTGCGCACGCGTGGGAGCTGCTAGAAAGTTTGCTCACCGTGAGGAAACACGCACGCGACCAGCAGAGCCAAGATGGCGTGACAGAGACAGAAGAACAAGAAACAGGCCGCCACCAGGGAGCCGTCCGCGTTCTCGAGGTAGCGCGTGTCCTGGCGCACGACGGGGTAGACGCGCACGAACTTGTTGGACGCGAGAGTGCTGGCGTTGGAGGACGGCGAGGTGTCCTCGTCGTCGGCGGCCGGGATCAGCGTGAAGTCGAGGTTCTCGCTCTTGTATACGGTGACGTTCCTCGTCGGCGTGTACTCCTTTTCTTGGAAGAGGACCACGGCCGTCGCGAGCGCCGCTTCGATCACGGAGATTGGCAGGGCCGCGAAGAAGTGGCCCAGCCAGAACTCGGCCGTCGAGAGACCCATGACCTCCTGGAATTCCTGAGCGCGCAGTCGACAGCCGTCAGGCTGTGTTAAACATGCAACCCTGGCATAACGTGGAAGCAAATGCACTCTATCCGGTCCTAATTGATCGcaacgtaaaaaaaaaggaaaaatgaaGGGCACTTCGCAAATTCCAGAGTTTGTTTGGCGAAAGCCTGTGGTCAATGTATGCCATGCTTTTTTTTGTATGTGGATtatttcaagattgcaagcgttgcACCCCCCAAAAAAACTTCCGTTCACTTCATTTACCAGGTCCTAACATCTTGAGGTCAAGCAAGGGAGGCAATGATGCCATTTTCACGAAACGTCGTTGCAATTTTTAATCTTTTGTCAACTACTTTTAATCTATTCTAACCTCCTACCACTTCGAAATATAGCTCATTGCCCACCAGGCTAACGAACCGAACTTCTATTTGTTGTACATATCTCTTTTAGGCCTTTTTACAACCACGATATCATTACCACTTTGTTACTTATGAATCATCGACATCCCAACATAAATTGACACGGCACTCTTTGGCCAGccgtggcccttgcgccacaaaacaccatTACATCATCATCAACCAGCTCCTAacatcgaaactgaaagcacgttatCAAGTTTTTCTCAAAGGTAAGAAAAGTTTCTCTTTAatttttcagataaaaggaacgtgcgtagAGTTCAAGGGAATCTTatcatttttatgtagctcaaaagaacgtttatttgaatatatttgccaaataaaggaaaaaaagtgtagaaatcagcgggctattttctaaagctcttcttgcctaCCGATGCTAATAAGGCACATCAGTGGTCAAAGCCGAATTTTATCAATGGCCCGTGTTAGTGAACAGGGAAAGGGGATGCTTCTCCGAACCGCTTGCCATGAAACCGCATGCCGGCGCGCCTGCCATTCTTCTGTGATCGCTAGTCGCGCTAGCTGGTTTTTGCTCTAACCACGTACTACTACTGCTTCTCGACAAATGTGAGCGTTAAGcatattgttacggtgcgatggatgcctttatttacaggagatgatcaatgcgagagtccagggatctggccgatcactgctcgtgccaacctcgttctcctcttcttccacgcgcatcctcagtatcgtagcaattccccctttgcagacgatgcccaccgggcgagttagccttcgttgcgatgatgatagcgttttaaacgggcaacatgaacgacgttggtcttgcttgagcggcggccagttgacaacagctgagatatcacgtacgtgacatcgcttagacgttccaagacaataaacggaccggtgtagttggccagaaacttttggcagaggccgcgcttgcgaagcggcgtccaaagccacaccaaatcccctttctcaaaccatacgtgccggtgacttctgtcgtaacggtttttggagcgtttctgtgagacgaaagttcgaagacaggcgatgcgccgggcctcttctgcgcggcaaatggtttcggcgagagtaggttgatcagtctcggaaaaaggaagaatagtgtcaagagctgtgcggggttggcgtgcgtagagcagataaaatggactgtacctcgttgtttcgtgctgtgcagtgttgtaggcgaaagttataaatggcaaaatcgcgtcccatgttttgtgtccagaatcaacatacatggaaatcatgttgacgagagtcctatttgttcgttccgtcaaaccattagcctgcgggtgatacggggtagtgtgacgaaaatggcacgaagcaagacggaggaggtcttcaactacatcggcaacaaattgccgcccgcgatcactgatgatgacacggggggatccatggcgtaatataacgtgtgacagcatgaactgtgaaacttgagtggccgttgccgcaggaatcgccgcagtttcggcgtaacgtgtgaggtggtcaacgcccacaataatccatcggttgccgttcgttgatcgcggaaaagggccgagcaggtcgacacctacgacgtcaaatggtgaactcgggggtgctatgggatgaagtagtccggctggcggagttgtaggacgcttgtggcgttgacattgctcacagctcgcaacgtatgcagtcacacttttacgcatcttcggccagaagaagcgttcttgcgtgcgataaaatgtcctagaaaaacccatatggccagatgttgggtcgtcgtgcattgctcgaagtacgtgttgtcgaagacttgtaggcacaactagaagtaggcgagggcctacgccggaataattctttttgtagagaacgccatcctttacgacgaaaccacgttgaccgttcgttccggaaacaaagaaagaagcgagactgttgtcattgcgttgctctgctcgaaaagttgttaggtcggggaacggagtatccactacagccaaatattcatcaaagttgtcagcgtcacactcggttgtcggaaggggaagtcgtgaaaggcaatcagcgtcggcatgacgacgaccactcttgtagcagacttcaaagtcgtgttcttgcaatcgtaatgcccaacgagcaagacgaccagatgggtcccgtagtccagtgagccaacataaagaatggtgctccgtgacaatcgagaatcggcggccatagatataagggcgaaacttgtgcacggcgaatatgaccgcgagacattcctgctctgtgacagtatagttttgctccggcttacttaaacagcgactggcataggcaacgacgtgttcagcagctccatggcgttggaccaatacggcgccaatacctacaccactggcgtcggtatgaacttctgtggcagcagatgggtcatagtggcgaagtacgggccctgacgtaagagcaaacttgagttgcgaaaaagacgactcgcattccgctgaccaccgaaaaggagcgttcttgttgagtagggacgtcaaagggtaagcgaggtcggcgaacctgggcacgaagcgacggaagtacgagcataggcccaaaaagcttcgcaactctcgtaccgactgaggttgtttgaagctgctgactgctgcgactttctgggggtcgggtcgaacgccatgcttgtccaccaggtgaccgagaacgagagtctcgcggctgccaaagtgacacttcttagagttcagggtgagcttagctctctcaaggcaggtgagaacaatgtctagacgatggttgtgttcatcgaatgtacggccaaatattataatgtcatccaggtagcaaagacaaacttcccactttagtccacgtaacacagagtccatgaagcgctcaaacgtggctggagcgttgcataggccaaacggcattacattcaattcaaatagaccatctggggttatgaaggccgttttctctttgtcattcgggtgcatgggtatttgccaataaccagatctcaaatccacggatgagaagtacgatgccgaatgtaaacaatcgatgacatcatcaatcctgggaagcgggtagacatcctttttagtaacagagttgagccgtctgtaatccacgcagaatcgccatgtaccatccttctttcggacaagaatcacaggggcagcccaagggctacacgactcttgaataacccttttctttaacatctcttctacctgttgagtaatgaccttgcgctccgcagatgagacacggtatggtttctgccggatagggtgagcggatcctgtgtcaatcccatggcgagtacgccactcgggtacacttatttgctcttctttctgcgcaaagtcaaatatagtagcgtgcttcgcaaggacttcgaccaaagcttgacgtttttctgatgttagcgacttgtttaccatactcagaaagttggcttctgtatggtacgttgcacaaataggatctactctctcgtcacttaaagatgcaatgaaactagtcacattttgttcgaagcgggcgagtcgcattccgccgggtagcataacaggttcatttgaatagttcgacacccataaggccgatcgcccatcactgatcgacagaacacaatgtggaatgagcacatttttcttggcgcaattaagaggaatgggctccacaagaacatcaaactttccggcgtccgaggcagaggcgtcaacgcgtacggtcttcattgagttgggcggcaagacaacatcctcaatgacggtgatagatccttgacaacACCTAGaatcgtcagtaaatgccgatagcataatctcgccagcaccgcaatctacagtagccccgcactcgcgtagaaaatcgatgcccaagatgatgtcatgggtagagctggtcaggacggcgaattcagcctcgaagaccttgtcacccaaagtgacactaacaacacacacaccgatcgggcacaatgtctccccgctcactgcacgaaatgatgcacaactgtcccagcgaaacatcactttatgtcctagccgcaatttgaagttaagactcattactgaaacagctgctccagtatctatcaaagccatcgtaggaagtccatcaacaagcacggggaccctattttgagtcataaaaacgggtggaggcataggcggatgtagtgacaaatgttcggcgacctcacctcctttggccgcaccacctagtttcccggaggcggagaggtgacgcgtcgaccaggagatggggaacggaaccggcgtgttgtggggggcgtcaagcttcgcacggaggaaggtgAGTCGTTGCGTgaattccggtggaaattgcgtcctacatgcgtatcactgtgggtcgtttgctggaaaCCGTCCCCatcgtacgcgtcccgcattgaacgcataccaccgcgccagcggttttgtcgagaggaaggtgatggtccctcgtagtagcgttgctgggggcgacgcctttgaccacagaatcgagccacatgtccacggaaaccgcagttatagcacacaggggcctcacgcacgtcgccaaaccttccacgaggggccatgtgcccatgatcgtcccacgaagacaccattgtaggtggttggcgggaggcgttctggaaaccacggcgatgatgtaagttgtcggttgggggctctggtgctcttgattggggcacatcatatagcgtggcatcaacggcagcacacattgcgtcctATGGtggggaggtgttgatagcaggtgctctcggcgggttgacagcatcacgtcgtccaagttcttcgcgtacgatttgcctgatcattgaggcaagatcacagggggatgttggagggacgtcgacacttgcaacggtggtgacgttggcaagtctaccgaatttgggagtgatgcgcctagccttcagtgtctcaaacgtgcggcagtgttgtattacgtccgctacagacgccaaggtgtccttgccgatgaggaaattgtagacatcctcagcaacccctttgagaagatgccctaccttgtcgtcttctttcatgcgtgggtctacagacttgcacaatttcaaaatctcttcaatgtacgttgtgcatgtttcaccggggacttgagcacgctgcatcaaagtttgctcagcgcgcttcttcttcatcaatgggtccccgaagcagctcgctatttctttctgaaacgcttcccaggtcattattgtttcttcgtggttttcaaaccacaccaacgccgtcccttgaagaaacaatccgacgttggacaaccgggaggccgcatcccaacagttgtatttactcacacggttgaagtgtttcagccattcgtcaacgtcttctccgaccctccctgagaagctccgtggtaccatgtgccggggccacgcagcgccagacgaagagtgcgtggtgtcgccgtcagcaatcggatccatagagagcggtggtagaccagccagtcggcggcttcggcgtagttcttgaggtagcgcttccgtgatcgttggacttggatcgctccgctgtaccccgcacctccaccaatcttgttacggtgcgatggatgcctttatttacaggagatgatcaatgcgagagtccagggatctggccgatcactgctcgtgccaacctcgttctcctcttcttccacgcgcatcctcagtatcgtagcaatattatAATTTAAAGGTTCGTCGTTACTGTTGATAATATTATGTTAGGCTGAGCAGTAATGCCAGAAGATTGAGCGAAATTTACCAGAACGTTCAAGTTTCCAAAATGAAACCAGTGACAGAAACGTAGGTCTGTATCATCATGTGGGCACTTCTTGCTCACGCCACGCGTCCTTTTAAATTATGTGGGCACGAATGAAGAGACAGATGACTAGGACATCAAAGGCGTTCGCCTTAAAATGCACAATCTCAATCACCGGAGCTGCGTCGCCCTTGCCATTCATCTGTGCTAAAGATTCGTGATATCTGATATTTGTGgtaagtttttaggggcgaagctccttaagccgccGGTCATgtgtcctcgatgtatgtagttgtaggtAGCCACCTGTCGTTtggttcttggaatgtccgctagatggcggtacttgtatatgacgaAGAGAGACTTAGAAAAATGAAGGAAAGTAGATGGGCAGGGAGGTGTTCAGGTATTTGTATACGAAGAGCGAAGACATATAGTGTAGACAAAGAACTACGAGGCTCACCAGTAAATAAACGGCTGGCAGTGTGGGCGATACGGCAACA
The sequence above is drawn from the Rhipicephalus microplus isolate Deutch F79 chromosome 3, USDA_Rmic, whole genome shotgun sequence genome and encodes:
- the LOC142802782 gene encoding uncharacterized protein LOC142802782, with the protein product MGLSTAEFWLGHFFAALPISVIEAALATAVVLFQEKEYTPTRNVTVYKSENLDFTLIPAADDEDTSPSSNASTLASNKFVRVYPVVRQDTRYLENADGSLVAACFLFFCLCHAILALLVACVFPHGRWAMVIAFAIFFMFPCLDGDKLGFIFGTSLFTYLSTSRVHKLRTAFYPSVALSTAMKIIGIFDDFESTPFLKDARYFYYCHCNAHEFCQ